In a single window of the Nocardioides sp. L-11A genome:
- a CDS encoding DEDD exonuclease domain-containing protein has translation MTAAPISGTRRWDAQRGFDELGRPLHDVTFCVVDLETTGGSPGDGDMITEIGAVKVRGGEVLGEFQTLVNPHTAIPAFIAVLTGITNGMVADAPPIRSALPAFLEFAAGSVLVAHNARFDVGFLKHDALRLDIAWPDFDVLDTVKLARHVVSRDEAPNHKLSSLARVFRSGTTPNHRALADARATVDVLHGLMERLGGLGVHTLEELQGYSSKVASAARRKRHLAEHLPHAPGVYLFRDDSSRVLYVGTSRDLRRRVRSYFTASEKRTRIGEMVQIASSVSAVECATPLEASVRELRLIAEHKPPYNRRSRHPEKVTWLKLTREPWPRLSLVKRVLDDDADYLGPFSSRAAAESSLAALHEVFPIRQCTDRLGRQPRRSACVLAEMGRCLSPCDGSVDPQTYAAVVRQLRDTLLRRPDDVVDLVHARMSALAAEERFEEAAHHRDRLADFVRAAARNQRLTALTGCPEVTAARREDDGRWAVHVVRHGRLAAAGVIPAGADAVAYVDGLRATAETVLPTIGPTPAATAEESERILRWLESPGVRLVDVVGEWACPVQGAGRHATAFLSTRVSP, from the coding sequence ATGACGGCAGCACCCATCAGCGGCACACGGCGGTGGGATGCGCAGCGCGGCTTCGACGAGCTCGGCCGGCCGCTGCACGACGTGACCTTCTGCGTCGTCGACCTCGAGACCACCGGCGGCTCGCCCGGCGACGGCGACATGATCACCGAGATCGGCGCGGTGAAGGTCCGCGGGGGCGAGGTGCTGGGCGAGTTCCAGACCCTGGTCAACCCGCACACCGCCATCCCGGCCTTCATCGCCGTGCTCACCGGCATCACCAACGGCATGGTCGCCGACGCCCCGCCGATCCGGTCGGCGCTGCCGGCGTTCCTGGAGTTCGCCGCCGGCTCCGTGCTCGTCGCCCACAACGCCCGCTTCGACGTCGGCTTCCTCAAGCACGATGCGCTGCGCCTCGACATCGCGTGGCCCGACTTCGACGTCCTCGACACCGTCAAGCTCGCCCGCCATGTGGTGTCTCGCGACGAGGCGCCCAACCACAAGCTCTCGTCACTGGCCCGCGTCTTCCGGTCCGGCACCACCCCCAACCACCGCGCGCTGGCCGACGCCCGGGCCACCGTCGACGTGCTGCACGGCCTCATGGAGCGCCTCGGCGGGCTGGGGGTCCACACGCTCGAGGAGCTGCAGGGCTACTCCAGCAAGGTCGCGAGCGCCGCGCGCCGCAAGCGGCACCTCGCCGAGCACCTCCCCCACGCCCCCGGCGTCTACCTCTTCCGCGACGACAGCTCCCGGGTGCTCTACGTCGGCACGTCGCGCGACCTGCGCCGCCGGGTCCGCAGCTACTTCACCGCCTCGGAGAAGCGCACCCGGATCGGCGAGATGGTCCAGATCGCCTCGTCGGTGAGCGCGGTCGAGTGCGCGACCCCGCTGGAGGCGTCGGTCCGCGAGCTGCGCCTGATCGCCGAGCACAAGCCGCCCTACAACCGCCGCTCCCGTCATCCGGAGAAGGTCACCTGGCTCAAGCTCACCCGGGAGCCGTGGCCGCGGCTGTCCCTGGTCAAGCGGGTCCTCGACGACGACGCCGACTACCTCGGCCCGTTCTCCTCGCGCGCGGCGGCGGAGAGCTCGCTGGCGGCCCTGCACGAGGTCTTCCCCATCCGGCAGTGCACCGACCGGCTCGGCCGGCAGCCGCGGCGCAGCGCGTGCGTCCTGGCCGAGATGGGGCGCTGCCTGTCCCCGTGCGACGGCAGCGTCGACCCGCAGACGTACGCCGCGGTCGTGCGCCAGCTGCGCGACACGCTCCTGCGCCGTCCCGACGACGTCGTCGACCTCGTGCACGCCCGGATGTCGGCGCTGGCCGCCGAGGAGCGCTTCGAGGAGGCGGCCCACCACCGCGACCGGCTGGCCGACTTCGTGCGCGCGGCCGCCCGCAACCAGCGGCTGACCGCGCTCACCGGCTGCCCCGAGGTGACCGCGGCCCGCCGCGAGGACGACGGCCGCTGGGCGGTCCACGTGGTCCGCCACGGGCGGCTCGCCGCCGCCGGGGTGATCCCCGCCGGCGCCGATGCCGTCGCCTACGTCGACGGCCTGCGCGCCACGGCCGAGACCGTGCTGCCGACGATCGGCCCGACCCCCGCCGCGACCGCCGAGGAGTCCGAGCGGATCCTGCGCTGGCTCGAGTCGCCCGGGGTGCGCCTGGTCGACGTCGTCGGCGAATGGGCCTGCCCGGTCCAGGGCGCGGGTCGCCACGCGACCGCCTTCCTGAGCACTAGGGTGAGCCCATGA
- a CDS encoding heme-copper oxidase subunit III — translation MAPVAISASASLPASRLHGQHDRPSMVAVGTIIWLSSELMFFAALFAAYFTIRSVSPEMWAENTELLNVPFASVNTTILVLSSFTCQLGVFAAERGQVSRAGSLLQVGKWGLREWFILTYVMGAIFIGGQALEYAELIHHGVTIPNDAYGTMFYLTTGFHGIHVTGGLIAFLFVLGRTYAARRFTHEQAVSAIVVSYYWHFVDVVWIGLFATIYLIK, via the coding sequence ATGGCGCCCGTGGCGATCTCAGCTTCGGCATCTCTTCCGGCCTCGCGCCTGCACGGCCAGCACGACCGACCCAGCATGGTCGCGGTCGGCACCATCATCTGGCTGTCCAGCGAGCTCATGTTCTTCGCGGCGCTCTTCGCCGCGTACTTCACGATCCGCTCGGTCTCCCCCGAGATGTGGGCGGAGAACACCGAGCTGCTGAACGTGCCGTTCGCTTCGGTCAACACCACGATCCTGGTGCTGTCGTCGTTCACCTGCCAGCTCGGCGTGTTCGCCGCGGAGCGCGGCCAGGTCTCGCGGGCCGGCTCGCTGCTGCAGGTCGGCAAGTGGGGCCTGCGCGAGTGGTTCATCCTGACCTACGTCATGGGCGCGATCTTCATCGGTGGCCAGGCGCTCGAGTACGCCGAGCTCATCCACCACGGCGTCACGATCCCCAACGACGCCTACGGCACGATGTTCTACCTGACCACCGGCTTCCACGGCATCCACGTGACCGGCGGTCTCATCGCCTTCCTCTTCGTCCTCGGCCGCACGTACGCCGCCAGGCGCTTCACCCATGAGCAGGCGGTCAGCGCGATCGTCGTCTCCTACTACTGGCACTTCGTCGACGTGGTGTGGATCGGCCTGTTCGCGACGATCTACCTCATCAAGTGA
- a CDS encoding Lrp/AsnC ligand binding domain-containing protein — protein MITAIVFVQAETARIPEVAEAIAALEGVSEVYSVTGQIDLIALVRVSSHDDIATVVADRLNKVDGVVDTETHIAYRAYSRHDLEAAFSLGLD, from the coding sequence ATGATCACCGCCATCGTCTTCGTCCAGGCCGAGACCGCCCGGATCCCCGAGGTCGCGGAGGCGATCGCGGCGCTCGAAGGCGTGAGCGAGGTCTACTCCGTGACCGGCCAGATCGACCTGATCGCGCTGGTCCGGGTGAGCTCCCACGACGACATCGCCACCGTGGTCGCCGATCGGCTCAACAAGGTCGACGGCGTCGTCGACACCGAGACCCACATCGCCTACCGCGCCTACTCCCGCCACGACCTCGAGGCGGCGTTCTCGCTGGGCCTCGACTGA
- the trpD gene encoding anthranilate phosphoribosyltransferase, translating to MTWPDVLGALIAGDDLTPAQSTWAMGEILAGEATPAQIAGFMVALRAKGESIDELTGLVEAMYAVMTPINVPGRLLDVVGTGGDRSFSVNISTMSAVVAAGAGARVVKHGNRSASSQAGTADVLEALGVRLDLPADRVAEVAEEAGITFCFAAAFHPAMRHAAVPRKELGIGTAFNVLGPLANPTRPAAQAIGCADPRMAPVMAGVFARRGVDAWVFRGDDGLDELTTTTTSRLWVVHDGAVEEVEVDPARFDIAPATAEDLRGGDAQHNAGVVRDLLEGKTGPVRDAVLLNAGAALAVYAAPGAAYDEALAAGIARAADAVDSGAARATLDRWVAAASA from the coding sequence ATGACCTGGCCCGACGTCCTCGGCGCCCTGATCGCCGGGGACGATCTCACGCCCGCCCAGTCGACCTGGGCGATGGGCGAGATCCTCGCCGGCGAGGCCACCCCGGCCCAGATCGCCGGCTTCATGGTCGCGTTGCGCGCCAAGGGGGAGTCGATCGACGAGCTGACCGGGCTCGTCGAGGCGATGTACGCCGTGATGACGCCGATCAACGTCCCCGGCCGGTTGCTCGACGTCGTCGGCACCGGCGGTGACCGCTCGTTCTCGGTCAACATCTCGACCATGTCCGCGGTCGTCGCCGCCGGCGCCGGTGCGCGGGTGGTCAAGCACGGCAACCGGTCGGCGTCGTCGCAGGCCGGGACCGCCGACGTGCTGGAGGCGCTCGGCGTCCGGCTCGACCTGCCCGCCGACCGCGTGGCCGAGGTCGCCGAGGAGGCCGGCATCACCTTCTGCTTCGCGGCGGCCTTCCACCCGGCGATGCGGCACGCCGCCGTGCCCCGCAAGGAGCTGGGGATCGGTACGGCGTTCAACGTGCTCGGCCCACTGGCCAACCCCACCCGCCCCGCGGCCCAGGCCATCGGCTGCGCGGACCCGCGGATGGCGCCGGTGATGGCCGGCGTCTTCGCGCGCCGTGGCGTCGACGCCTGGGTGTTCCGTGGCGACGACGGGCTCGACGAGCTCACCACGACCACCACGTCGCGGTTGTGGGTCGTCCACGACGGCGCGGTCGAGGAGGTGGAGGTCGACCCGGCACGCTTCGACATCGCCCCCGCGACGGCCGAGGACCTGCGCGGCGGAGACGCTCAGCACAATGCCGGCGTGGTCCGGGATCTGCTCGAAGGGAAGACCGGCCCGGTGCGCGACGCCGTGCTGCTCAACGCCGGTGCGGCGCTCGCGGTCTACGCCGCCCCCGGGGCGGCGTACGACGAGGCGCTGGCGGCGGGCATCGCGCGGGCTGCCGACGCGGTCGACTCCGGCGCGGCTCGGGCCACGCTGGACCGCTGGGTGGCCGCCGCCTCGGCGTGA
- a CDS encoding cytochrome c oxidase assembly protein: protein MVLVWSSAATGVDSLPPFDAGALLSQWGLAPLPLIVTVWASGLYAVGVLALRRRGDRWPVGRSIAWGLGMLAFYLATSSGLAAYDTVLLSAHMVQHMVLSMVVPLSLALGAPVTLALRTLPRRPRAWLLALLHSRLATVLGFPPLAFGLYVLSPWALYFSGWYDASLHSAYVHEMMHVHLVAVGALFFWPIVGVDPLPGRVSHPFRVLLTVMTLPFHAFLGVTIMGQKTLLGGDWYPALHDGPLGAWLPDPFDDQRLAGGILWGAGDLVGLVFFVVLFVQWVRSSMQEAQREDRRLDRLERRQRLERHAATEVTPAERAPSE from the coding sequence ATGGTGCTGGTGTGGTCCTCCGCCGCGACCGGGGTCGACTCCCTGCCCCCGTTCGACGCCGGCGCGCTGCTCTCGCAGTGGGGGCTCGCCCCGCTGCCGCTGATCGTGACCGTCTGGGCCAGCGGCCTGTACGCCGTCGGCGTGCTCGCGCTGCGCCGGCGCGGGGACCGGTGGCCGGTGGGCCGCTCGATCGCCTGGGGTCTCGGGATGCTCGCCTTCTACCTCGCGACGTCCTCGGGGCTCGCGGCGTACGACACGGTGCTCCTCAGCGCGCACATGGTCCAGCACATGGTGCTGTCGATGGTCGTGCCGCTCTCGCTGGCGCTCGGGGCGCCCGTGACCCTCGCCCTGCGCACCCTGCCGCGGCGGCCCCGGGCCTGGCTGCTCGCGCTGCTGCACTCCCGGCTCGCCACGGTGCTGGGCTTTCCGCCGCTGGCCTTCGGGCTCTACGTCCTCTCGCCGTGGGCGCTCTACTTCAGCGGCTGGTACGACGCCTCGCTGCACTCCGCCTACGTCCACGAGATGATGCACGTCCACCTCGTCGCGGTCGGCGCGCTCTTCTTCTGGCCGATCGTCGGCGTGGACCCGCTGCCGGGCCGGGTGAGTCACCCCTTCCGGGTGTTGCTGACCGTGATGACGCTGCCCTTTCATGCGTTCCTGGGCGTGACGATCATGGGGCAGAAGACGCTGCTGGGAGGCGACTGGTACCCCGCGCTCCACGACGGACCGCTCGGTGCCTGGCTGCCGGACCCGTTCGACGACCAGCGGCTCGCCGGCGGCATCCTGTGGGGAGCGGGCGACCTGGTCGGCCTGGTGTTCTTCGTGGTGCTGTTCGTGCAGTGGGTGCGCTCCTCGATGCAGGAGGCGCAGCGCGAGGACCGGCGTCTCGACCGGCTCGAGCGCCGCCAGCGGCTCGAACGGCACGCCGCGACCGAGGTCACACCGGCGGAGCGGGCGCCGTCCGAGTAG